The Drosophila simulans strain w501 chromosome 3R, Prin_Dsim_3.1, whole genome shotgun sequence genome contains the following window.
TGTCGACTAGATATATCTATACTCATTCTTATTGTAATACACTACTCTATTTTCTTTCTAATCCTAGCTGGATAATGTGGCTAGACAACTTCTTTCCCCACAATGAAGACCTGACCATTGCAGTTAACAATCTGTTCAACCGGAATTGGGTCGAGTTCTGGAACGAACTGGAGCCGGGTATTCTGCGTTTGTTCGAAACCGTCTTTTTAAGTCTATTTGAGGATTTATTCGAAAAAGTACCATACGATAATCTGTTCCTAGCCGATGAAGACTCAAAATAATCTTAAGTTTCAATACTGTTTACTTAAACGTATTTGCTAGTAAAAATAAAGTAGGATATTCGTAAATGTTGTGCTAAGAGCACCATATTATACCCCGTATGTGATCAGTTTGAGgggaaaaatatgtatatgataGGAAACTGGTTCTCGATTTATGCGCATTCCTGCCAGGTTTGTTGGCCTTTGAAAACTGAAATTGTAATATAAGAGTCATACTTGTTATAAATGGTTAGTTTATTAGCCAATTGAATTAGTGGCAATGCAAGCTTAGAAATTGTGCAATTGATCTTTGTTCTGATTCCTCAACTAATTTTCATTCTTAACTGCAAAGCTTTAAGTaggtatttaataaaaatcattacAAATCTCAATCTGCCTAGATTTCATACAAGATTAAGGGATTCCGAAAGTTTTTACATTCATATTTAAACTCGAAGTGAGGTATGGTATGTTTGGGAAATCGGtgattttttgaaaattaggTCCTTTTCTGAAGTTTTTAATGAAGATTGAAGATTGAAACAATACGAGACGCTTGAAaggttttaattatatttccaACATCTTAAGGAACTTTTCGATAAGTGGCATAATTAAAGGGAGCTGtgtgcaactgcaattgtAAAATAGCTCGTAAAtcattacaaataaaataattttttcattgaataattgaataatCTCAagttgaaaatgcaaataggACAAGTAGAGCTTTCAACAAAACCGGTTGCACTTAGGCGCACAACTAAGTTCTAGTTGTTGTTCCACCTATGGTTTCAAATCGAAGTCGTCGGGTGAAGGCACTGGAAGTCATCATGGAATACTAGTGGCacaaatatatcaaaatgAGAGATACAATAATCGTGCTGGTGCTCCTGCAGATCATCGGATCGTTGCAGGGCCAAATTCTGCGTaggtaacaaaaaaaaaaagggcgtTGTTCTTAGTTGATTTAAGGAATAATATACTTCTTATTATTACTCGGTACCGCAGCTAAGGAAATTAAGAAGTGTCATTTTGGAGATTCTAAGTGCATCGTTAATTCCATGAATGCCATAATAAAGAAATATCCCAAAGGCATACCGGCGATCGGATTGAAGCCCATTGATGTGGTGGACATTAAGGACTCAAAGTTCTGGAATGACGCAATGGTGGGCGCCTTCTGGTTGAACTTCGATCTGTTCAATCAAGTGAACTACGGCTTCGAGAACACGACGATCACAAAGGTGAGTGGGTTCGATGAGAATCCCACATCCAGCTTGATTGAAATACACGGCCGGATACCCAGTCTCATCCACAAGGGCGACTACTTCAGTATGGGAAGGGTGTGGATTGTACGGATGAATTCCACGGGGGAATCCCTTTCGGACTTTCAAAACTTTCGCTTTGTTCTCAAGCTGAAGGTCATAATGGAGTATCGCAATAATAAGCGCTACTTGAAGATATACGAGCTAACCCCCTTCGTGACCATGGACCGGTGAGTTGACCAATTGAGCGCCATTGTAATCAGATGTTAACTGACCAAGCATTGCTCTACAGATGGGTATTCTGGCTAGACAACTTTTTCGAATCCAACACGGATATGACGATAGCCATTAATCAGGTGTTCAATCTGCACTGGGTTGAGTTTTGGAACGAGCTGGAGCCCACAAACCTGAAAATATTCGCCGGTGTGTTTCGCTCCGTTTTCGAGGATATTTTCAAAAAGGTCTCATACGATGACATGTTCTTGCCGATTTCCAAAGAGTTCGAAGTAAACGATTAAAGGTgattaaatatattacttaCGACTTTTTTATTAGAGACTTGAAAGGACAAAGATGAATATTGCTTGAAACCAGTTGCAGCTATTAGCATTAGCATTACATAATTTATTGTTGACTGTTGAAAAGCTCCGCTTAGATCAGGTTCTAAGCATTCGAGTTCAATTCACTATTCACTATATCGTGACCGAGGCGTTTATTGTTTTGTAGTCAGTTCAATTACGTGATTGCAATGGACAAGTTGATTTCACTGGCTTTCCTGTGTTGGTGTATCCCAGTTATGATCTCGGGAGCAAGCTTACGTGCGTGGGTTTTCAGTGCCAGGTTGATCTGATTTTTACTGAGATGAACATTTCCAGCCGAAGATGTTGAGAAGTGCCATTTCGGGGACTCAACCTGCCTGGTCAGAAGTATCAATGCATTGATTAAGCACTACCCCAAGGGCATTCCAGAGATAGGACTTCCGCCGCTGGACGCCTACAACTTTCCCGATTCCGTCATTATGGAATCACCCAATCGCGGTCCTATCTGGATGGACTTCCGCATGCGAGACAACGTGAACAAAGGTTTCAATAATGCCACAATCACCCATGTCGAGGGTTTCCTGTACGAGCCCAATCAGAAGCAAATTGTGCTGAAGGTCCGTTTGCCACGACTTCTGCATGAGGCCACTTACGAAATGAGTGGCAGGGTTTTGCTCTTTTTCTTCAACACCACTGGAACGTTGACATCCGACTTTCAGAACTTCCGGATTACCCTGACCATCAAGGCGTTGGTGGAGTACAGGAATGACAAGCGCTATCTGAAGATTTACAATCTGGTGCCAAGTCTCGACTTGGATCGGTAATTGGATAGCAAATGAGCAGTGTTCGCTGATTTACTTTCACGTTCAACTTTTAGATGGATCATATGGTTGGATGGGCTGTACAAGGAAAACACGGATGTGACTGTTTTCATGAATAAGCTGGTCAACGATAACTGGGTGGAGTTCTGGAATGATTTGCAGCCCGGCCTGGTCAAAGCCTTCACAGATGCCTTCACTGTCCTGCTCAACAGGGTTTTCGATAACGTAGCCTACGATGATATGTTTCTTCCCTATGTAGACATTCGGATGGGATCCTAGTTAAAGCGACTACTTAGGTTCGTCATTAGGTTTACCTTTGCACCCAttgatatttttctttttcgtgcTTTTTTTATGTTCTTTATCTTTAAGGTTTATAGAAACTTAATACCCCAATAAAAGTGTAGCATATTCCCACCTGCTCtgatatatactatatactata
Protein-coding sequences here:
- the LOC6727250 gene encoding uncharacterized protein LOC6727250 isoform X1, which translates into the protein MRDTIIVLVLLQIIGSLQGQILPKEIKKCHFGDSKCIVNSMNAIIKKYPKGIPAIGLKPIDVVDIKDSKFWNDAMVGAFWLNFDLFNQVNYGFENTTITKVSGFDENPTSSLIEIHGRIPSLIHKGDYFSMGRVWIVRMNSTGESLSDFQNFRFVLKLKVIMEYRNNKRYLKIYELTPFVTMDRWVFWLDNFFESNTDMTIAINQVFNLHWVEFWNELEPTNLKIFAGVFRSVFEDIFKKVSYDDMFLPISKEFEVND
- the LOC6727250 gene encoding uncharacterized protein LOC6727250 isoform X3, which produces MRDTIIVLVLLQIIGSLQGQILPKEIKKCHFGDSKCIVNSMNAIIKKYPKGIPAIGLKPIDVVDIKDSKFWNDAMVGAFWLNFDLFNQVNYGFENTTITKSHPQGRLLQYGKGVDCTDEFHGGIPFGLSKLSLCSQAEGHNGVSQ
- the LOC6727250 gene encoding uncharacterized protein LOC6727250 isoform X2; protein product: MNAIIKKYPKGIPAIGLKPIDVVDIKDSKFWNDAMVGAFWLNFDLFNQVNYGFENTTITKVSGFDENPTSSLIEIHGRIPSLIHKGDYFSMGRVWIVRMNSTGESLSDFQNFRFVLKLKVIMEYRNNKRYLKIYELTPFVTMDRWVFWLDNFFESNTDMTIAINQVFNLHWVEFWNELEPTNLKIFAGVFRSVFEDIFKKVSYDDMFLPISKEFEVND
- the LOC6727251 gene encoding protein takeout, which codes for MDKLISLAFLCWCIPVMISGASLPEDVEKCHFGDSTCLVRSINALIKHYPKGIPEIGLPPLDAYNFPDSVIMESPNRGPIWMDFRMRDNVNKGFNNATITHVEGFLYEPNQKQIVLKVRLPRLLHEATYEMSGRVLLFFFNTTGTLTSDFQNFRITLTIKALVEYRNDKRYLKIYNLVPSLDLDRWIIWLDGLYKENTDVTVFMNKLVNDNWVEFWNDLQPGLVKAFTDAFTVLLNRVFDNVAYDDMFLPYVDIRMGS